A single Henriciella sp. AS95 DNA region contains:
- a CDS encoding DUF4332 domain-containing protein gives MTTSLLQNVIVAHRCRSTHHFIAMEALNLIDGPDAEDWRNLLVSEHMWLLEGAKAPDTDFKDFKNHVLHVSEGNWGGAQDAATEWYGRAVEALRARKWNDAAYALGVMSHYFSDPCQPFHTGQTEEEGSIHRAVEWSIAKSRDEIVRRIEAKGYPDIEAGDGPGFVADMVLAGAQRSHPHYETFIDHYDIHVGAKNPPAGLDDTMLDAIADLCAYATKGIATLYVRAIKEAKVKPKKVSLKLQGYLATLDIPIRWVTKKMDNAADKAIVARMYKELQETGKVIKTLPDDDKAIRKVHARDVLRKPIAELDAELPKPTGTKHTPRIEETEEPVAKAVVDTPAEAPEATETEPVETAAPAPVAEPEPEITPEPEPVLEREPTPEPVLRETSEPEPEPIIETTAEEEDEPAPAAASSDSDDDEIIISEDSDLTLDSDVVDAPSIGPKTAERLATIDITTVADLLDADPMVSADALDSGYITPESFADWQDQTRLKMAMPSLRVHDVQILVGAGYRSVESVANASASDLLAASMSFVETPEARRMISGSSAPNPEEIDGWIGLAKEAG, from the coding sequence ATGACCACCAGCCTTCTGCAGAACGTGATTGTCGCGCATCGTTGCCGCTCGACGCATCACTTCATCGCGATGGAAGCGCTCAATCTCATTGATGGACCCGACGCCGAAGACTGGCGAAACCTGCTTGTCTCCGAACATATGTGGCTGCTGGAAGGCGCCAAAGCCCCGGACACCGACTTCAAGGACTTCAAGAACCACGTGCTGCACGTGTCCGAAGGCAATTGGGGCGGCGCACAGGACGCAGCGACCGAATGGTATGGCCGCGCCGTCGAAGCCCTTCGCGCCAGGAAGTGGAATGATGCGGCTTATGCCCTGGGCGTGATGAGCCACTATTTTTCCGATCCCTGTCAGCCTTTCCACACCGGCCAGACCGAGGAAGAAGGCTCGATCCACCGTGCCGTGGAATGGTCGATTGCCAAATCCAGAGACGAGATTGTCCGCCGCATCGAAGCCAAGGGCTATCCGGACATTGAGGCCGGCGACGGGCCGGGATTCGTTGCAGATATGGTGCTCGCCGGCGCCCAGCGCTCGCACCCGCATTATGAAACCTTCATCGACCATTACGACATTCATGTCGGCGCGAAGAACCCGCCTGCCGGTCTTGATGACACGATGCTGGATGCCATCGCCGACCTCTGCGCCTATGCCACCAAGGGCATCGCAACGCTTTATGTGCGCGCCATCAAGGAAGCGAAGGTAAAGCCGAAAAAAGTGAGCCTCAAGCTCCAGGGCTATCTCGCCACGCTCGACATCCCGATCCGCTGGGTCACCAAGAAGATGGACAATGCCGCCGACAAGGCCATCGTCGCCAGGATGTACAAGGAGCTGCAGGAGACCGGAAAGGTCATCAAGACGCTCCCGGATGACGACAAGGCGATCCGCAAGGTCCACGCCCGCGACGTCTTGCGCAAGCCGATTGCCGAGCTGGATGCTGAGCTGCCCAAACCCACCGGCACGAAGCACACCCCGCGCATAGAAGAGACTGAAGAGCCGGTCGCCAAAGCCGTCGTAGACACCCCGGCTGAAGCGCCCGAGGCAACCGAAACCGAACCTGTCGAGACCGCGGCACCTGCCCCGGTCGCTGAGCCAGAGCCCGAAATCACGCCCGAACCGGAACCGGTCCTGGAACGCGAACCCACCCCCGAGCCTGTCCTTCGGGAAACATCTGAGCCTGAGCCGGAGCCCATCATCGAAACCACCGCCGAAGAGGAAGACGAACCGGCCCCGGCCGCCGCATCTTCAGATTCAGATGACGATGAGATCATCATCTCCGAGGATTCAGACCTCACCCTCGACAGCGATGTCGTCGACGCGCCGTCCATCGGCCCGAAAACGGCCGAGCGTCTGGCGACTATCGACATCACGACCGTCGCCGACCTGCTGGATGCCGATCCGATGGTCAGCGCCGACGCGCTCGATAGCGGCTATATCACGCCCGAAAGCTTTGCCGACTGGCAGGACCAGACCCGCCTCAAAATGGCCATGCCAAGCCTGCGCGTCCATGACGTCCAGATCCTCGTCGGCGCTGGCTATCGCAGCGTGGAGTCGGTCGCCAATGCCAGCGCCTCCGACCTCTTGGCCGCGTCCATGTCCTTCGTCGAAACCCCGGAAGCCCGCCGCATGATCTCCGGGTCCAGCGCCCCGAACCCGGAAGAAATCGACGGCTGGATCGGACTGGCGAAAGAGGCGGGTTGA
- a CDS encoding NAD(P)H-quinone oxidoreductase, whose amino-acid sequence MTDMMKAIVAEDGQPLKVADVERPTPGDHEVLVKVAAAGLNRADLVQRAGKYPPPPGASDIMGLECSGTVESVGAKVTKWKEGDKVCALLAGGGYAEFAAIDEGSLLPVPANLSLLEAAALPEAMMTVYANIFMRCAFKAGESILIHGGTSGIGSMAIQMVKAAGASDIWTTAGTDEKCEAARGFGATRAINYKTEAFEAIVSDGGGADVTLDMVGGDYVQKNISAAKVNGRICNIAYLNGPKVELNLMPLMLKRLILTGTTLRARPVSEKSDIRAAIEEKFWPLVGSGDIKPVIDETYGFDQAEAAQAALSKGGHIGKLLLDLS is encoded by the coding sequence ATGACTGACATGATGAAGGCCATCGTCGCCGAAGACGGACAACCGCTGAAAGTTGCAGATGTCGAGCGGCCGACGCCCGGCGATCATGAGGTACTGGTCAAGGTCGCCGCCGCTGGCCTCAACCGCGCAGACCTCGTCCAGCGGGCAGGCAAATATCCACCGCCCCCCGGCGCATCCGACATCATGGGCCTGGAATGTTCAGGGACGGTCGAATCGGTCGGTGCCAAGGTCACCAAATGGAAAGAGGGCGACAAGGTGTGCGCCCTGCTGGCAGGCGGCGGCTACGCCGAATTTGCCGCGATAGATGAAGGTTCGCTTCTCCCGGTTCCGGCCAATCTGTCCCTGCTGGAGGCCGCTGCCCTGCCAGAAGCCATGATGACCGTTTACGCCAATATCTTCATGCGCTGCGCCTTCAAGGCCGGCGAAAGCATCCTCATCCATGGCGGCACGTCCGGCATCGGCTCCATGGCGATCCAGATGGTCAAAGCCGCCGGGGCATCCGACATCTGGACAACCGCAGGCACCGATGAAAAATGCGAGGCCGCCAGGGGGTTCGGCGCGACGCGCGCCATCAACTACAAGACCGAAGCCTTTGAAGCCATCGTAAGTGATGGCGGCGGCGCCGACGTGACGCTCGACATGGTCGGCGGCGATTACGTCCAGAAAAACATCTCCGCCGCCAAAGTGAATGGCCGGATCTGCAACATCGCTTACCTGAACGGACCGAAGGTCGAACTTAACCTGATGCCGCTGATGCTGAAGCGCCTCATCCTGACGGGTACAACACTTCGCGCGCGGCCGGTGTCCGAGAAATCCGACATTCGCGCGGCAATCGAAGAGAAGTTCTGGCCTCTCGTCGGCTCGGGCGACATCAAGCCCGTGATCGATGAAACTTACGGCTTTGATCAGGCCGAGGCCGCGCAGGCGGCCCTGTCAAAAGGCGGACATATCGGCAAGCTGCTGCTTGATTTATCCTAG
- a CDS encoding serine hydrolase translates to MFISRSLKILRAGALALGLGACTTTPASESPAPDLIPSDDAIRTLMQQTHVPGLSIARLSSCQVTSTRHFGVEDVETRAPVTADTAFEAASLTKTVFATLVMSLANEGVLDLDEPLADTFNYARIPNKALYARLTPRLILQHRSGLPNWASDPTDRETWGPIEFNFEPGRQFNYSGEAFQLLQAFVEDQTGKSLDLLFRERYGASLPRTSLSKPLDGMSPAFGHDASGSKQDGRPLKNPPNSGAAFSMTTTADDYAAFLAGLCGNDSLTDEMWTPASPTKSDQVTWALGWGVQTGKTPIIFHWGDNGPFKAFAALEPQSGDGIVFFANGMNGLTLIESLAEPIVGDLDPIIDWLDYGRPADLIEAEPDALAIDRLPADYAHNGGETREPGAIDMIVIHTIGGPLCEAGEIHFADVTGSATFWRDWFFEQDDKSIHYIIGRDGAIAQQRPDLRTAGHVSFHGVRENVNTRSIGIELVNNGDGEDPFPAIQIASTKALVKKLSADYSLGAEDIFSHSDLDPRQLSGCGDNYRRVDPGPLFPMADLKASLAD, encoded by the coding sequence ATGTTCATCAGCAGATCTCTCAAAATTCTTCGAGCCGGCGCTTTGGCGCTTGGTCTCGGCGCATGCACAACCACCCCTGCATCTGAAAGCCCGGCGCCAGACCTCATCCCGTCCGATGACGCCATCAGGACCCTGATGCAACAGACGCACGTGCCCGGCCTGTCGATTGCGCGTCTTTCATCATGCCAGGTCACGTCCACCCGCCATTTCGGCGTCGAGGATGTCGAGACGCGCGCACCGGTCACAGCCGACACCGCATTTGAGGCCGCATCGCTGACCAAGACCGTGTTCGCCACACTTGTCATGTCGCTGGCAAACGAAGGCGTTCTCGATCTGGACGAACCCCTTGCCGACACCTTCAATTATGCCCGCATTCCAAACAAGGCGCTCTATGCGCGGCTAACCCCGCGGCTCATCCTTCAGCACCGTAGCGGCCTGCCAAACTGGGCGTCCGACCCGACGGATCGGGAAACCTGGGGCCCCATAGAATTCAATTTCGAACCCGGCAGACAATTCAACTATTCCGGCGAAGCATTTCAGCTCCTGCAGGCATTTGTAGAGGACCAAACCGGCAAGTCACTGGACCTGCTCTTCCGCGAGCGGTACGGCGCCAGCCTTCCGCGCACATCGCTAAGCAAGCCTCTCGACGGCATGAGCCCGGCCTTCGGACATGACGCATCCGGCAGCAAGCAGGACGGGCGCCCGCTCAAGAACCCGCCAAATTCGGGCGCCGCTTTCTCCATGACCACGACAGCTGATGACTATGCGGCCTTCCTCGCAGGCCTTTGCGGCAACGACAGCCTGACCGACGAAATGTGGACGCCAGCCTCACCCACAAAGAGCGACCAGGTGACATGGGCGCTCGGCTGGGGCGTCCAGACCGGCAAAACGCCGATCATCTTCCATTGGGGCGACAATGGCCCCTTCAAGGCCTTCGCGGCGCTAGAGCCCCAGTCTGGCGATGGCATCGTCTTTTTCGCAAATGGCATGAACGGCCTGACCCTTATCGAGAGCCTCGCCGAACCGATTGTCGGCGACCTCGACCCGATCATTGACTGGCTCGATTATGGCCGCCCCGCAGACCTCATCGAGGCCGAGCCCGACGCGCTCGCCATTGACCGCCTGCCCGCCGACTACGCTCACAATGGCGGCGAAACAAGAGAGCCGGGCGCCATCGACATGATTGTCATCCATACGATTGGCGGCCCGCTCTGCGAAGCCGGAGAGATCCACTTCGCGGACGTTACTGGCTCTGCCACGTTCTGGCGTGACTGGTTTTTTGAGCAGGACGACAAGTCCATTCACTACATCATCGGCCGCGACGGCGCGATTGCGCAACAGAGGCCAGATTTGCGCACCGCAGGCCATGTCAGTTTCCATGGCGTCCGGGAAAATGTGAACACGCGTTCGATAGGCATAGAGCTTGTCAATAATGGTGACGGAGAGGACCCGTTTCCCGCCATCCAGATCGCGTCGACAAAAGCGCTCGTGAAAAAATTATCGGCCGATTACAGCCTCGGCGCCGAGGACATTTTCAGCCATTCCGACCTCGACCCGCGGCAACTCTCCGGCTGCGGTGACAATTACAGGCGCGTCGATCCGGGCCCGCTCTTCCCGATGGCTGACCTCAAGGCCTCCCTCGCCGACTAG
- a CDS encoding arsenate reductase ArsC, whose amino-acid sequence MRTRSVLILCTGNSARSIMGEVIASSLPDIRGYSGGSRPRGELHAMAISVLESKGHNVWDLESKSWTTFAEPGAPRMDIVITVCDNAARETCPVWPGHPVQVHWGLPDPAAVEQMSRQRIAFEDIYADLKKRLTRLAELDFDALSDAELKAAAEAIHEGR is encoded by the coding sequence ATGAGAACACGCAGCGTCCTCATCCTCTGCACCGGCAATTCTGCCCGCTCCATCATGGGCGAGGTGATCGCGTCGAGTCTGCCCGATATTCGCGGCTATAGCGGCGGCTCAAGACCGCGAGGCGAGCTGCATGCCATGGCGATCAGCGTCCTGGAATCCAAAGGTCACAATGTCTGGGATCTGGAATCCAAGAGTTGGACCACATTCGCCGAGCCGGGCGCACCGCGCATGGATATCGTGATCACGGTTTGCGACAATGCCGCACGCGAGACCTGCCCGGTCTGGCCCGGCCATCCGGTGCAGGTGCATTGGGGCCTGCCGGACCCGGCCGCCGTCGAGCAGATGTCGCGCCAACGCATCGCCTTTGAAGACATCTATGCTGACCTGAAGAAGCGCCTCACCCGTCTGGCCGAACTCGATTTCGACGCGCTGTCCGATGCTGAGCTGAAGGCCGCCGCCGAAGCGATCCATGAGGGTCGCTGA
- a CDS encoding HWE histidine kinase domain-containing protein, which translates to MPHRFDALRKDAASMEAAFHTLANSIPQLAWMAQPDGSIFWYNQRWYDYTGTTIDEMTGWGWKSVHHPDHVDRVSAKFSEVFATGEPWEDLFPIRSHRGEYRWFLSRALPIRDENGKIQRWFGTNTDVTDQKKSEERQTLLMREIDHRAKNALSVAQAVVSLTKADNVESYKASVEGRIASLARAHSLLAASRWDGADLKMLIRDEISPYDDGVEKRTFLDGPSIILEPSTAQSLALIVHELATNAAKYGALSLPDGRLDVSWELKQGEIELLWNESGVALDDLPSQTGFGTTLLDRLIREFAEGELHRDWTNDGLKARLYIRTNRENSKVPTRKSDQTPLKPAQPSHSTNLPSVLIVEDEVLTAMDLEYRIAEAGYRVIGPVGTVDEARAAIEKDLPKIALLDGNLGGVKSFDLAMDLRVSGVEIVFCTGYEELENLPDGLGDCPIVSKPFRDEVLMDALRTAREKLEQLQ; encoded by the coding sequence ATGCCACATCGGTTCGACGCCTTGCGTAAGGACGCTGCCTCAATGGAGGCGGCCTTTCATACCCTGGCCAATTCAATTCCCCAATTGGCCTGGATGGCTCAGCCGGACGGCAGCATCTTCTGGTATAATCAACGCTGGTACGATTATACGGGCACCACGATTGACGAGATGACGGGATGGGGCTGGAAATCAGTTCATCATCCAGACCATGTCGACCGCGTCTCTGCGAAATTCTCGGAAGTTTTTGCAACAGGCGAGCCTTGGGAAGACCTGTTCCCGATCAGAAGTCATCGCGGCGAGTATCGCTGGTTCCTGTCCAGGGCCTTGCCGATCCGCGACGAAAACGGAAAGATCCAGCGCTGGTTTGGCACCAATACCGACGTCACGGACCAGAAGAAATCAGAAGAACGCCAGACCTTGCTGATGCGCGAAATCGATCACCGTGCGAAGAACGCGCTGTCTGTTGCCCAGGCCGTTGTCAGTCTGACAAAAGCGGACAATGTCGAGAGCTACAAGGCCTCGGTCGAAGGCCGGATCGCCTCTCTTGCCCGCGCCCACAGCCTGCTGGCAGCCTCCCGCTGGGACGGCGCCGATCTCAAGATGCTGATCCGCGACGAAATCTCCCCGTATGATGACGGCGTCGAGAAGCGCACGTTTCTTGATGGCCCATCCATCATCCTTGAGCCTTCAACCGCGCAGTCTCTCGCACTGATCGTGCACGAGCTTGCAACCAATGCGGCCAAATATGGGGCGCTATCGCTGCCAGACGGCCGACTGGATGTCAGCTGGGAGCTGAAGCAAGGCGAAATCGAGCTTCTCTGGAACGAATCCGGAGTCGCGCTTGATGACCTGCCCAGCCAGACCGGCTTTGGAACGACCCTGCTGGACCGGCTTATCCGCGAATTCGCCGAGGGAGAGCTTCACCGCGACTGGACCAATGACGGTCTGAAGGCCCGCCTCTATATCCGAACCAATCGGGAAAACAGCAAAGTGCCAACCCGCAAATCGGACCAAACCCCGCTTAAACCCGCGCAGCCGTCTCACTCGACCAATCTTCCCTCCGTCCTGATCGTTGAGGACGAAGTGCTCACAGCCATGGATCTGGAATATCGCATCGCTGAAGCCGGATACCGGGTCATCGGCCCGGTCGGCACCGTGGACGAAGCCCGCGCCGCAATTGAAAAGGATCTGCCGAAGATTGCCCTTCTGGATGGCAATCTTGGCGGCGTGAAATCCTTCGATCTGGCCATGGACCTGCGCGTTTCGGGCGTCGAAATCGTCTTCTGCACGGGCTATGAAGAGCTGGAAAATCTGCCGGACGGCCTTGGCGATTGCCCCATCGTATCGAAGCCTTTCCGCGACGAAGTGTTGATGGACGCGCTCAGAACCGCCCGCGAAAAGCTCGAACAGCTTCAATAG
- a CDS encoding helix-turn-helix domain-containing protein produces the protein MIPLSRKSPVPPSDCNLARSIEQIGDRWTMLILRSAMYGIRRFDDFQSELGTPRTILSGRLKALVETGLLEKRAYKVEGRRARPEYVLTEKGEALRPILIALTQWGDTWLDGDGQPPVSFTDTKSREAVRAAFVDKSGREVPPDNLRIVLRR, from the coding sequence ATGATCCCGCTATCTCGCAAATCGCCCGTTCCGCCATCCGACTGCAATCTCGCCCGCTCGATTGAGCAGATCGGCGACCGCTGGACGATGCTCATCCTGCGCTCTGCCATGTATGGCATAAGGCGGTTTGACGATTTCCAGTCAGAGCTTGGCACGCCGCGCACCATCCTTTCTGGGCGTCTGAAGGCGCTGGTCGAGACGGGCCTGCTGGAGAAGCGGGCCTACAAGGTCGAGGGACGCCGGGCGCGGCCTGAATATGTCCTCACCGAAAAGGGAGAGGCCCTCCGCCCGATCCTCATCGCGCTGACACAATGGGGCGACACCTGGCTCGACGGCGACGGCCAGCCACCGGTCAGCTTCACCGACACGAAAAGCCGCGAAGCGGTGCGCGCCGCCTTCGTCGACAAGAGCGGCCGCGAAGTCCCGCCAGACAATCTCAGGATCGTTCTGCGGCGCTAG
- a CDS encoding TadE/TadG family type IV pilus assembly protein: MRFIQDSRASTAMMFALFLVPLLMMVGAAIDMTRHRTATVQAQTALDAALLYVAHESGKREDSVLEQEAKALFRAEMTRRNLDYKAFRFQRVDNSLTATAEVSIDTTLLALAGIESLSVKRESGVKFSDSRVEMALALDTTGSMKGDKLAKLKDASVTLVNKLATGTSDPERRKFSLVAFATWVNVGPSNATAEWIDMSGDSIVSATNLLPDVNRAVLYEKLGQTWPGCVEARSYPYDTDDTAPTLSDAETLFTPAFYPDEPDDRSRYPNDYLDDTGVSSNIMDIIQHVSKYGLTPGFGLSDMDGEEVIEIKSDYDYYYDISTPVGPGFMCAIRPIIPLTTDASLITSEIDKLEAQGSTNITEGIAWAWRTLSPEVPYTGGVAYDDDKTQKIIVLLSDGNNSIGRRGDARGSDYSAYGYIANGRLGLSAGASQRDIYDEMDARTLESCTNAKRAGVIIYTIRLELSGDYRSEALLKSCATSPGHYLDVPDADDLEAVFSDIADDVLDLYLSK, from the coding sequence ATGCGGTTCATACAGGATAGTCGAGCCAGCACGGCGATGATGTTCGCCCTGTTCCTCGTCCCTTTGCTGATGATGGTTGGCGCCGCGATCGACATGACGCGGCACAGGACAGCGACCGTCCAGGCGCAGACCGCGCTTGATGCAGCACTGCTCTATGTGGCGCACGAGTCCGGAAAACGTGAAGACAGCGTGCTCGAGCAGGAAGCCAAGGCCCTGTTCAGAGCGGAGATGACCCGCCGCAACCTCGATTATAAGGCGTTCCGGTTCCAGCGGGTCGACAACTCGCTGACGGCGACGGCCGAAGTGTCCATCGACACGACGCTGCTGGCGCTGGCGGGCATCGAATCCTTGTCGGTCAAACGCGAATCCGGGGTCAAATTCAGCGATAGCCGTGTCGAGATGGCGCTGGCGCTGGATACGACGGGCTCGATGAAGGGCGACAAGCTGGCCAAGCTCAAGGACGCGTCGGTGACCCTGGTGAACAAGCTGGCCACCGGCACATCGGACCCGGAACGACGCAAATTCTCGCTTGTGGCCTTCGCGACCTGGGTGAATGTCGGGCCCTCGAATGCGACCGCAGAGTGGATCGACATGTCCGGCGACTCCATTGTCAGCGCGACCAATCTGCTGCCGGATGTGAACCGGGCGGTGCTCTATGAGAAACTCGGGCAGACCTGGCCGGGCTGTGTGGAAGCGCGCTCTTATCCCTATGATACTGATGATACGGCCCCGACCCTTTCAGACGCGGAGACGCTGTTCACCCCGGCCTTCTATCCTGACGAACCGGATGATCGCAGCCGCTACCCGAATGACTATCTCGACGATACGGGCGTGTCCTCGAACATCATGGATATCATCCAGCATGTCTCGAAATACGGGCTGACGCCCGGTTTCGGCCTGTCCGACATGGATGGCGAGGAAGTGATCGAAATCAAGTCCGACTATGACTACTATTACGATATCTCGACGCCTGTCGGCCCTGGGTTCATGTGCGCCATCCGGCCGATCATTCCGCTGACGACCGATGCATCGCTGATCACGTCCGAGATCGACAAGCTTGAAGCGCAGGGAAGCACGAACATCACCGAAGGCATCGCCTGGGCGTGGCGGACCCTGTCGCCGGAGGTGCCTTATACGGGCGGTGTCGCCTATGACGATGACAAGACCCAGAAGATTATTGTCCTTCTGTCGGACGGGAATAACTCTATCGGCCGGCGCGGTGATGCGCGTGGCAGTGACTATTCGGCATACGGCTACATTGCCAATGGGCGCCTCGGCCTGTCGGCAGGGGCATCACAACGCGACATCTATGACGAGATGGACGCGCGCACGCTGGAGAGCTGTACCAATGCCAAACGAGCGGGCGTCATTATCTATACAATCCGGCTGGAGCTGAGCGGTGATTACCGGTCCGAGGCCTTGCTGAAATCCTGCGCCACCTCACCCGGCCATTATCTCGACGTGCCTGATGCCGATGACCTTGAGGCCGTCTTCAGCGATATCGCAGACGATGTCCTCGACCTTTACCTGTCGAAATAG
- a CDS encoding DUF1192 domain-containing protein, whose product MFEEQPPKPAKLDLERLSVDELKSRVEALKAEIEACEAEIRKKQDHKSAADSIFKS is encoded by the coding sequence ATGTTTGAGGAACAACCGCCGAAGCCCGCCAAGCTCGACCTTGAGAGACTGTCGGTTGACGAACTCAAAAGCCGCGTGGAGGCCTTGAAAGCCGAAATCGAGGCGTGTGAAGCTGAAATCCGCAAGAAGCAGGATCACAAATCGGCAGCAGACAGCATCTTTAAAAGCTGA
- a CDS encoding cell cycle transcriptional regulator TrcR produces the protein MADILMPKATAVWLIDNTTLSFDQIADLCGLHKLEVKGIADGDVAENMRGVDPISRGELTREEIRKGEENADYRLKVAESKIAHIPQPKRKGARYTPVARRADKPDAIAWFIRNHPEVSDPQISKLIGTTKATITNVREKTHWNSQNIKPVDPVTLGLCSQIELDEVVNKAVDRRKKLDANKQSEGPSLKPAEDADAASEAVQPSSNGDEPSADDVFSAFKN, from the coding sequence ATGGCCGATATTCTGATGCCAAAGGCGACAGCCGTCTGGCTGATCGACAATACCACGCTTTCCTTTGACCAGATCGCGGACCTGTGTGGCCTGCACAAGCTGGAAGTGAAAGGCATTGCGGACGGCGACGTTGCCGAGAACATGCGCGGCGTCGACCCGATCTCGCGCGGTGAGCTGACCCGCGAAGAAATCCGCAAGGGCGAAGAAAATGCTGACTACCGCCTGAAAGTGGCGGAGTCGAAAATCGCCCACATCCCGCAGCCGAAGCGCAAGGGCGCGCGCTACACGCCGGTCGCCCGCCGCGCCGACAAGCCGGATGCGATCGCATGGTTCATCCGCAACCACCCGGAAGTCTCCGATCCGCAGATCTCCAAGCTGATCGGCACGACCAAGGCGACCATCACCAATGTCCGCGAGAAAACCCACTGGAACTCGCAGAACATCAAACCGGTTGACCCGGTGACGCTCGGCCTCTGCTCGCAGATCGAGCTCGACGAAGTCGTCAACAAAGCCGTTGACCGCCGCAAGAAGCTAGACGCCAACAAGCAGAGCGAAGGCCCGAGCCTGAAGCCTGCCGAAGATGCAGATGCCGCGTCAGAAGCGGTCCAGCCATCCTCAAACGGCGACGAGCCGAGCGCCGACGACGTGTTCAGCGCCTTCAAGAACTAG
- a CDS encoding methyltransferase domain-containing protein, with protein MTPTPPKLFDSAQLQMHRDRAAKTYGEYDFLKRRESSQLIERLEDVSRTFSTVLDFGTHDGTAAEMLAQHDQVGSVEAVELSDGFRQLAEARGVSVRSLQGEAFDLPAERYDLVTSILALHWVNDLPGALIQIKQALKPDGLFLGCLFGAGTLNELRTSLLEAEAEVTGGATPRVSPLPGLQDMAGLLQRAGFALPVVDVAPVTVRYGDPFKLLADLKGMGEQAAFAPNEKAPRRPLSPRILARMAQIYAERFSDPDGRMRATFNVVWLSGWAPDANQPKPLRPGSAKHSLADAVRKAGESNDK; from the coding sequence ATGACACCTACCCCACCCAAGCTTTTTGACTCGGCGCAATTGCAGATGCACCGCGACCGGGCCGCCAAAACCTATGGTGAGTATGACTTCCTGAAGCGCCGGGAGTCGAGTCAGCTCATTGAAAGACTGGAAGACGTCTCGCGGACGTTCTCGACTGTGCTGGATTTCGGGACGCATGACGGCACGGCAGCCGAGATGCTGGCCCAGCATGACCAGGTGGGTTCGGTCGAGGCGGTGGAGCTTTCAGATGGGTTCCGGCAGCTTGCAGAGGCGCGGGGCGTATCGGTTCGGTCGCTGCAGGGCGAAGCATTTGACCTTCCGGCTGAACGCTATGATCTGGTCACGAGCATCCTGGCACTGCACTGGGTCAATGACCTGCCGGGCGCGCTGATCCAGATCAAGCAGGCGCTGAAGCCGGATGGGCTGTTTCTCGGTTGCCTGTTCGGGGCAGGGACGCTGAACGAACTACGCACCAGCCTGCTGGAAGCCGAAGCTGAGGTGACGGGCGGCGCGACGCCGCGCGTGTCACCGCTGCCGGGCCTGCAGGATATGGCGGGGCTGTTGCAGCGTGCCGGCTTTGCGCTTCCCGTGGTCGATGTGGCGCCGGTGACGGTGCGCTATGGCGATCCGTTCAAGCTGCTGGCTGACCTGAAGGGCATGGGCGAGCAGGCGGCTTTTGCGCCGAATGAAAAGGCGCCGCGCCGGCCGCTCTCGCCGCGTATCCTGGCGCGCATGGCGCAGATTTATGCTGAGCGGTTTTCCGACCCCGACGGCCGGATGCGGGCAACGTTTAATGTCGTCTGGCTGTCCGGCTGGGCGCCCGATGCGAACCAGCCCAAGCCTTTGCGGCCCGGCAGTGCGAAGCATTCGCTGGCTGATGCGGTGCGCAAGGCCGGCGAGTCGAACGACAAATAA
- a CDS encoding DUF1465 family protein has product MALSPDFNDDDFNMPDFTASRVFEKVFADGMALVEETASYLDGPGRDMSQKLPREAGLTYAAWSMELTTKLMQAASWLVMQRAVRDGDMKHDDALAKKYRISRDGPPLDPSKQRGRGLPDHFLDLVENAENLFSRICRLDAAIYLAGSTGDTSPVMKQIEELKAAAEDGAFDPLRVWGRAR; this is encoded by the coding sequence ATGGCCCTATCCCCTGACTTCAATGACGACGATTTCAACATGCCCGACTTCACCGCGAGCCGGGTCTTCGAGAAGGTGTTCGCGGATGGCATGGCGCTTGTCGAAGAGACGGCCTCCTATCTGGATGGTCCGGGCCGGGACATGTCGCAGAAATTGCCACGTGAAGCCGGACTGACCTATGCCGCGTGGAGCATGGAGCTGACGACGAAGCTGATGCAGGCGGCCAGCTGGCTCGTCATGCAGCGCGCCGTTCGCGATGGCGACATGAAGCATGATGATGCGCTCGCCAAGAAATACAGAATCAGCCGGGATGGCCCGCCCCTCGATCCGTCGAAGCAGCGCGGCCGCGGCCTGCCTGACCATTTCCTTGACCTGGTCGAAAATGCCGAAAACCTTTTCAGCCGCATCTGCCGCCTCGATGCTGCGATCTATCTGGCTGGCAGTACGGGCGACACCAGCCCGGTCATGAAGCAGATCGAAGAGCTTAAAGCCGCCGCAGAAGATGGCGCCTTTGACCCGCTGCGCGTCTGGGGCCGGGCCCGATAA